In one Nostoc cf. commune SO-36 genomic region, the following are encoded:
- a CDS encoding FAD-binding domain-containing protein, whose protein sequence is MYSELFEAWQQGMTGFPLVDASMRQLKTMGWMNFRMRAMCATFLTINCGISWHHGARHYMNYLVDGDLAINNWQWQMQAGATNPLSDTFRIYNPSKNIAEKDPQGDFIYHWIPELRGYSLLEIEQAKYIDISNYPKAILDWSKTRKVNGKVVSDLRKQTKQRLLSQGGDEYDSANAAKETVEKYWQHKDREYKEYQQKLTELQE, encoded by the coding sequence ATATACTCTGAACTGTTTGAGGCGTGGCAACAAGGAATGACAGGCTTTCCATTAGTAGATGCCAGTATGCGACAACTAAAAACAATGGGTTGGATGAACTTTCGCATGAGGGCAATGTGTGCCACATTTTTAACTATCAATTGTGGTATTTCCTGGCATCACGGCGCTAGACATTATATGAACTATTTAGTAGATGGAGATTTAGCAATTAATAATTGGCAATGGCAGATGCAGGCTGGTGCAACTAATCCACTTAGCGATACTTTTCGCATCTATAACCCGTCAAAGAATATTGCCGAAAAAGACCCTCAAGGAGACTTTATTTACCACTGGATACCGGAACTGCGAGGCTACAGTTTACTAGAAATTGAACAGGCGAAATACATTGACATTAGTAACTATCCTAAAGCGATTCTAGATTGGTCAAAGACGCGTAAAGTTAATGGTAAGGTTGTTTCTGACTTACGAAAACAAACCAAACAGCGATTGTTAAGCCAAGGTGGAGATGAATACGATAGTGCAAACGCTGCTAAAGAAACAGTTGAGAAATACTGGCAGCATAAAGACAGAGAGTACAAAGAATATCAACAAAAGCTTACTGAGTTGCAGGAGTAA
- a CDS encoding ParM/StbA family protein yields the protein MSNIHTLQKIFPAGFDNGYGSLKLLVDGFEVVRVPSYITNAEMEDVPGRVVFNGSAYTVGESAYRTGNYFDRNTDNNENKVNNALLTLLGALAHLPHRKAWHLKLVVSLHDVGLANELQKVLSGEYQPILAGKQSDVKVEVLKVVLEGMGALFGHPLPKKLTILDFGNGTTLYSRYNRGQREVHTAYPIGVEVLIDDISQKMKHLNGGKIGDPSKIRFCLEMGHTRYSRDIDIKDIYSACLKDWYEKYLKKVVNLTLDAKHQGDEIWAIGGGCLLPGFKKLLEKNGFKILDNPVEANVFGLLEMAKSITSKNPTSTSGKL from the coding sequence ATGTCAAACATTCACACGTTACAAAAAATTTTTCCTGCGGGTTTCGATAATGGTTACGGAAGTCTCAAACTTTTAGTCGATGGCTTTGAAGTAGTTCGTGTGCCGAGCTATATAACCAATGCCGAGATGGAAGATGTGCCAGGGCGTGTAGTTTTTAACGGTAGTGCTTACACAGTCGGAGAATCAGCTTACCGTACAGGAAATTATTTTGACCGCAACACAGACAATAATGAAAATAAAGTCAACAACGCATTATTGACTTTATTGGGCGCATTGGCACATCTCCCCCACCGTAAGGCTTGGCACTTAAAATTAGTCGTCAGCTTACATGATGTCGGTCTGGCTAACGAATTGCAAAAAGTACTAAGTGGAGAATATCAGCCGATACTTGCTGGCAAGCAATCAGACGTAAAAGTAGAAGTGCTGAAAGTTGTACTAGAGGGGATGGGTGCATTGTTTGGGCATCCACTACCAAAAAAGCTAACAATTTTAGACTTTGGCAATGGTACAACCCTGTATTCTCGTTACAACCGGGGTCAACGAGAAGTTCACACCGCTTACCCCATTGGTGTAGAAGTTCTCATCGATGATATTTCCCAAAAAATGAAACATTTGAATGGTGGAAAAATCGGAGATCCATCCAAAATCCGATTTTGTCTGGAAATGGGGCATACCCGATACAGCCGTGACATCGATATCAAAGATATATACAGTGCTTGTTTGAAAGATTGGTATGAAAAATACTTGAAGAAAGTGGTGAATCTGACATTGGATGCCAAGCACCAGGGGGATGAAATCTGGGCGATTGGTGGAGGCTGCCTCTTACCAGGATTTAAGAAGCTGTTGGAGAAAAACGGCTTCAAAATCCTGGACAATCCAGTAGAAGCCAATGTCTTTGGGCTTTTAGAGATGGCAAAAAGTATCACTAGCAAAAATCCAACAAGCACATCTGGGAAACTATAG